ACCACGCTATCCGGTATGGGCGGCGCGAATCGATATGCCTGCACCGACATGAAAATCAAACCGGCCATGCCGACGAAAAAAACCAATACGACAGCGCGTCGCCACCATGCTGAAAGCGTCGGGGCGGCGGAATAGGGATCTTGCATGGCAAATCTCCTTCCTTGACTGTTGGAAATGAAACCTTTGTTTCCTGTTAGGGGCCTAACCCGGCAAAGCCGAAAGTCGGACGGCTGGGCTGCTTGGCTGCCAACGACCTTCTCCAATGATACACGCTTTTTCGTGTATGTTTCTGACAAAGGGCACTTAAGACGGCGTCAAGCGGTTTGAAACGGGTTTTACATGAGAAAAGAACTACCCGTTCCCGGCCGCTGAGACAATAGGGTGTACCATGTAAATTTATCCTAAATGAGATGTATTGCCGCTATCCAAGTCAGAAAAGGCTTTCACCGTACCGTTGCACGGTGGTTTTCAATTCATAGGTCGTTACCCTTAACAAAATAGGGTATGGACCTTATTTTTCTATGGACAATAAACGGTCATGCTAAAAGGCAACAGAACGCCCCTGTGCACGCGGGACAACCCATCCATATTGAACGATAGGAAAGCAAACGGGCATGGCAAATCCATTTATGGTCACCGATTGTGCGTTGATTGTCATCGCCACCGGCGAGAAGGCGTATAATCTGCGCGATCTTCTCGACCGTCTCCAACGCATGACGAATCCGGCGATGATGTATTTTCACTTCTGGGACGGGCTGTTGCGCACCGATTTTGTCGACCCGGAATATCAGAACGACCTTGCGTCCTGGGTGTATCATGGCCTGCACGACCGCCGCCTGGCCGATTTTGTGCTTCAAAAATCACTCAAAGAAGGCTTCGGCCTGACGGTCACCGAAGCCTTGTGGAAAGGAAAACCGGTGATGGTGGCCGTTCTTTCCGGAAGCAGGGACCGCATCAAACTTTAGAGGGAGCGGCAACCGAGTGGTGTTCAGCCAAGGGGTCCGTTTCAAGAACCGAATGAAAAGTGAAATATTTTTCACCACCGGCAACGGTTACAACGAGCCATCACGCGAACCGCATTGCATAAGCAGCAATTCCGGATTTCGCTTCACCCCAATGAAAGGAGGAAGCCATGTTACCCATTCGAAAAATAATCTGTCCGACCGATTTCAGCGAACCGTCTTTCAAAGGGATCGAAGCAGCAGTAGAACTCGCGGAACATTTTTCCGCGGAACTCATTCTCGTCAACGTCATTACGCCCGCGTACCCGTTTGTCTCCGGTGTGCCCGCGAAATTTGATATGGAACAATACCGGGAAGAATTGCTTCGACATGCAACCGAATCGCTGGGAACAATCAGCAAAGACCGGATACCGGATGGCGTCGGCACCCGGAAGGTGGTCAGGCAGGGCAGCGCCGTTGATGAAATCATACAACTGGCCGAATCAGAGCATGCCGACCTGATCGTGATCGCCACCCATGGCTGGACGGGGTGGCGAAAATGGATCTTTGGTTCGATTGCCGATAAGGTGGTGCATCTGGCCCCGTGCCCGGTGTTAACCGTCTCCGAGCCTGAAAAGAAGTAAACAGGAGGCTTCCGATGAAATACATATTCGGTTTTCTATTGATTTTAGGAATTGCATCCACGGCCGGTGCGGCCGGCCGGTCCGTGCCCTATGAAATCGATGGCGTGCCTTATGAGGGCTTTTTTGTCGACGCCGGCGCTAAGGCGCCCATGGTGTTGCTGATTCACGACTGGGATGGATTGACGGATTATGAGGTGAAGCGCGCCGAAATGCTGGCCAAAATGGGTTATACGGTATTTGCGGCCGATTTGTTCGGCGCCGGTGTCCGGCCGACCCGGATGGAAGACAAACGCCAGCATACCGGTGAACTGTATAAAGACCGGACAAAGATGCGTGCGCTGATCGCAGGAGCGGTGGAAAAGGCGGCCGCCATGGGGGCGGATATCGGCAACGCGGTGGTAATGGGGTACTGTTTCGGGGGCGCGGCGGTGTTGGAGTATGCCCGATCAGGGGCGGAAATGAAGGGATTTGTTTCCTTTCACGGTGGGTTAAGCACACCGGAAGGACAAAATTACACCCGGACAAAGGGCCGTCTGCTGATCCTGCACGGCACGGCAGACACAGCCATCCCCATGGACGATTTTGCCAAATTGGCCAAGGAGTTGGAACAAAACCACGTTTCTCACGAGATGATCACTTACAGCGGCGCCCCCCATGCCTTTACCGTATTCGGATCCGAGGCGTACCGGGAGGATGCCGACAGAAAATCCTGGCAGCGTTTTTCGGGTTTTTTGGCCGACACGTTGAAGAAAGTCAAATAAATTTGCGTAACTGCTCAGGTATTCAGGAGTCAGAATGAAAGAACCCGCAAAAAGGTTTGAAGACTTGGTGGTGTGGCAGAAAGCCCACCAATTTGTGCTTGCTGTCTACCGCTTGACGCGATCATTCCCGAAGTCAGAAACTTATGGTCTGTCTTCCCGATTCCGGCGAGCGGCTGTCTCTATTACCGCAAATATCGCTGAAGGATTCGGATTTCTTAACGATACCATCA
This sequence is a window from Desulfobacterales bacterium. Protein-coding genes within it:
- a CDS encoding DUF5752 family protein, which encodes MANPFMVTDCALIVIATGEKAYNLRDLLDRLQRMTNPAMMYFHFWDGLLRTDFVDPEYQNDLASWVYHGLHDRRLADFVLQKSLKEGFGLTVTEALWKGKPVMVAVLSGSRDRIKL
- a CDS encoding universal stress protein, with the translated sequence MLPIRKIICPTDFSEPSFKGIEAAVELAEHFSAELILVNVITPAYPFVSGVPAKFDMEQYREELLRHATESLGTISKDRIPDGVGTRKVVRQGSAVDEIIQLAESEHADLIVIATHGWTGWRKWIFGSIADKVVHLAPCPVLTVSEPEKK
- a CDS encoding dienelactone hydrolase family protein, with amino-acid sequence MKYIFGFLLILGIASTAGAAGRSVPYEIDGVPYEGFFVDAGAKAPMVLLIHDWDGLTDYEVKRAEMLAKMGYTVFAADLFGAGVRPTRMEDKRQHTGELYKDRTKMRALIAGAVEKAAAMGADIGNAVVMGYCFGGAAVLEYARSGAEMKGFVSFHGGLSTPEGQNYTRTKGRLLILHGTADTAIPMDDFAKLAKELEQNHVSHEMITYSGAPHAFTVFGSEAYREDADRKSWQRFSGFLADTLKKVK
- a CDS encoding four helix bundle protein, whose translation is MKEPAKRFEDLVVWQKAHQFVLAVYRLTRSFPKSETYGLSSRFRRAAVSITANIAEGFGFLNDTIKLSGSPAHFQWHRP